GGCCACTTCTACTTACCTTAAAGTATTAGGCAACACCTTTTTGGTCGCCACTTTAGTGACAATATTTGCCGTATTATTAGGATTTCCTTTGGCATGGTGTATCACCTTATTCCCCAAAGGCTGGGGACGTTTCCTACTCAATGTTGTGCTGCTCTCCATGTGGACCAGTCTGCTCGCTCGCACCTACTCGTGGCTGGTGTTGTTACAATCCTCTGGCGTGCTGAATAAGATCTTAATGGGTCTGGGTATCATCGACCAACCTTTGCCGCTGGTTCATAATCTAGCTGGCGTCATCATTGGCATGACCTACATAATGATTCCATTCATTGTACTTCCCCTACAAGCCTCTATGAGCGCCATCGATCCTATGGTGTTGCAAGCCGCGTCAATCTGCGGAGCGTCTTCTCGTACGGTGTTTTTCAAGGTGTTCCTACCATTATGCAAGTCCGGCATTTTCTCCGGATCGTTAATGGTATTCGTCATGTCACTTGGCTATTACGTCACTCCTGCGTTACTCGGCGGCGTCAGTAATATGATGCTACCTGAGTTTATCGTTCAGCAGGTACAAAACTTCCTTAACTGGGGCATCGCTAGTGCTTCGGCATCGATTCTCATCGCTGTGACTTTGGTCTTGTTTTACCTCTACCTAAAAGTCCAAACCGAATCACCAACTTCATCAAATACCAAGGACTAATATGCTACTCACGCAACAATCGTTAGGATGGAAAATTAAGTCCGCCCTGTATTTTATAACGGGTTCTATTGCCGCCTTTTTGGCATTGCCCATTTTCTTCATCATCGCTCTGTCATTTGGTTCATCCCAATGGCTAGTTTTTCCACCACCGAGCTGGACCATCAAATGGTACGAGCGGTTTTTTAGTAACCCGCAATGGATTGAGTCCGCATTAACCAGCTTGCAAGTCGCCATCATCACCTCCATTTTGGCAACACTCATCGCTTTACCAGCTTCTTTTGCTCTGGTACGAGGAAAGTTCCCGGGGAGAGATTATCTTTATAGCTTGTTTACTTTGCCTATGATTGTCCCTGTGGTGATTATTGCAGTAGCAACCTACAGCATGTTTTTGAGCCTTGGACTCACGGGCACCTTAGTCGCTTTTGTTATCAGTCATGTGATCGTAGCGGTTCCGTTCGCCATGATTTCCATCATCAATTCACTTAAGTTGTTTGATCAGTCCATCGAAAATGCCGCTGTCATTTGCGGAGCTCATCGTTTACAAGCCATTTTAAAAGTCACCTTTCCATCCATTAAACCGGGCATTTTTGCTGGCGCCCTGTTTGCCTTCTTGGTGTCTTGGGACGAAGTGGTGATTAGCGTAATGATGGCCAGTCCTGAGTTGCAAACCTTGCCCGTGAAAATGTGGTCAACACTGCGCCAAGACCTCACTCCGGTAATTGCGGTGGCGTCTACATTACTGATTTTCTTATCCCTATTCATCATGCTTGCCGCTAACTTTTTACGTAAGCGCAGTCACTAGGCGAAGCATTAGGAGCTTTATTATGACGAGAGCAAAGCCTTCATCTCCTCTGGTTACCCTGAAATTACTGAATAAAAAATACGGTCAATTTACAGCGGTTAATGACATCAATTTAGAGATAGAAAAAGGAGAGTTTTTAACCTTTTTAGGTTCCAGTGGTTCGGGAAAAAGCACCACACTTTCTATGATCGCCGGATTTGAGTCGCCTTCCTCCGGCGACATTCTATTACATGATGATTCGTTGATTCCTGTCCCTTCCCATAAACGTGGCATTGGCATGGTATTTCAACACTACTCGCTGTTTCCACACATGAGTGTGCGTGACAATATTGGCTTCCCTCTGGACATTCGTAAGGTCCCTAAAACTGAGCGCAATAAAAAAGTGGATGAAATTCTGCAGCTTGTGCAGCTAAGCGACTTTGCTGATCGTCGACCCGCTATGTTGTCGGGCGGACAAAAACAACGCGTGGCCATCGCCCGCGCCCTAGTTTATGAACCAGAAATCCTCCTGATGGACGAACCGTTAGGCGCTTTGGATAAAAAGCTCCGTGAAGATTTACAAGACGAGTTACGCCAACTCCATAGACGACTTGGCATCACCATCATCTACGTCACGCACGATCAAGATGAAGCCATGCGTCTATCGGAACGCATCGCTATCTTTAAAGACGGTGAAATCGTCGGTCTTGGCTCAGGTACAGATCTCTATAACACACCACCTAATGCTTTTGTCGCCTCTTTCTTAGGCAATTCCAATTTTCTTAAAGTCCGCACTCAAGCCCATGATCAGGTTCTCTTCGAAGATCAAACCTTAAAACTTGGTAAGCAGGCTCAATCTGTAGCAGAACAAACGGATGTATTGCTAATGATTCGTCCTGAAAACATTCACGTACTCTCTAAAGAAGTTGCTGCCTTACAGCCACTTAATGAAGACGTAAATGAAATTACCGCCACGGTTGAGGAAACCGTCTTTCTAGGGGAGACCTACACCTGCTCTTTGGTAACGGCTTCAGGTCAACGTTTAATGGGCAAAGTCGTTGCTCGAGAACACTCGGAAGTCTCAGCGGGAACAGAAGTATGTGTTCGTTGGTCTGTCCAACACTCTTGTGTGTATGACAAATGGAGTGAGCAGGACATTATGAAAGCGAGTTAAACACTCATGATATAACTCGGTGTCAACTCATTGGGAGCATTTGCTCCCTTTTTTTGTTTTCGAAGCAGACAAATCCTTACCATAAGACGCTCACACCTTACGCCAATAAATCTAGCCTCACTATCACTTGGCAAAAAAAACCACGCAAAAGCGTGGCTAAATGGTTTAATTGAGTTAACCAGTGTTAATACTGCTGTCCAGGAATCCAATTCGTCCCCGCTAAAGGGACTCGCGCCATGGCTGCGGCTTCGACATTCAAGGCCACCAAATCTTCGGGCTCCAAATTTCGCAGATCATTTTTACCACATGCCCTTGCCAAGGTTTGTGCTTCCAAGGTTAAGACACGCAAATAATTCGCTAACCGATTACCCCCGGCCACCGGATCCAAACGCTTCATTAGTTCTGGATCCTGAGTAGATATACCGGCGGGATCCTTACCTTCTTGGTAGTCGTCGTAAAAACCGGCTGCCGAGCCAATTTTTTGGTAATCTTCTTCCCATTTCGGGTCATTACAACCCAAGGCCACCAAAGCAGCCGTTCCAATAGCCACAGCATCTGCGCCTAGCGCCATACACTTGGCTACATCCGCACCATTGCGTATGCCACCCGAGACAATTAACTGCACTTTACGGTGCATGCCCATTTCTTGCAGCGCTTGAACCGCTTGTGGAATGGCGGCTAATGTCGGAATACCAACGTGCTCAATAAAAACGTCTTGGGTCGCCGCGGTTCCACCTTGCATGCCGTCAACCACGATAACGTCTGCCCCTGCTTTCACAGCAAGTTTTACATCATAGTAAGTACGGGTTGCCCCCACTTTAATGTAAATTGGTACTTGCCAATCTGTGATCTCACGAAGCTCTTGAATCTTGATCGCCAAATCATCTGGGCCAGTCCAGTCAGGGTGACGACAGGCTGAACGCTGGTCAATCCCCTTTGGCAGGTTACGCATTTGGGCCACACGATCAGTGATCTTTTGACCTAACAACATACCGCCACCGCCGGGCTTAGCGCCTTGTCCCAAGACCACTTCGATGGCATCCGCTTTACGCAAATCATCTGGATTCATACCGTAACGGGATGGCAAATATTGATAAACTAACTTTTTCGACTGACCACGTTCTTCTGGCGTCATGCCACCATCACCCGTAGTGGTAGAGGTTCCAGCAATAGAGGCGCCTCGTCCCAACGCCTCTTTCGCATTGGCTGATAAAGCACCAAAGCTCATCCCTGCAATGGTCACAGGAATGTCCAGCTTAATGGGATTCTTAGCAAAGCGATCACCCAGCACAACGGAGGTATTGCAGGTTTCTCGATAGCCTTCCAAAGGATAACGCGACATACTCGCCCCCAAAAAAAGCAAGTCATCAAAGTGTGGCACTTTACGCTTGGCACCAAAGCCACGAATATCATAAATTCCTGTATTGGCCGCACGGCGTATTTCCGCCATGGTGGCACGGTCAAATGTGGCGGATTCTCTTAAGCTTGTATTGTAATTGGATTCGTTACTCATGCTTGTCACCTCTGTTATCTAGTATGCCGATGCGTTGTCAACTTTGAAGGTATAAAGCTGACGCGCCGAGCCATATCGCTTAAAAGAAGCAGGGTCTTCATCCACTCCTGCTTTAGCCAGTAGTCCGCTAAGTTCTTCAAGATGTTCTGGTCGCATTTCTTTTTGAATGCAATCCGCGCCAAGTGATTTCACTTCACCTTTAACGTAAATATGCACTTCATAAAGCGAGTCACCCAAGGCTTCACCCGCATCGCCACACACTACAAGAGAACCAGATTGCCCCATAAAACAACTCATGTGGCCCACACTGCCTTTGACAACTATGTCCACACCTTTCATGGAAATACCACAACGGGCCCCGGCATTGCCTTCAATGACCAACAAACCGCCTTGCGCGGTCGCGCCAGCAGCTTGTGATGCGTCACCTTTCACACGTACCACGCCTGACATCATATTCTCCGCCAGACCTTGGCCGGCATTACCATGAACCGTGACACTGGCTGTTTTGTTCATGCCAGCACAGAAGTAACCAGCATGACCGTGGATATCGACCTGCAAATCCGCGTCTAAACCAACGGCAATATTGTGATCTCCCTTGGAATTGGTAACGCGCCATTCTTTTTCAGTAAGAGAGGTCTGTTGAGCATGCAGGGCCTGGTTAAGTTCACGAATGCTGCTGGTGGCTAAATCAAATGTTTTCATGTTATTCCCCTACTACTTGCGTTCCCAAATGTAGAATCTTGCTGGCTCTGGTTCCCACACTGTGGCATTTTCAACACCAGGCAATGAAGCCAAAGCTTGGTACTCAGAGGCCATCGCCACATAGTCTTCTGTTTCCGCTAATACCGCAGGTTTACAGGCAATAGGATCACGCATTACGGCAAAACCATCTTTGGTACCTATGGTGAAAGTGAAAAAGCCATCTAGATCTTTCAACGCATTTTCTAGCGCAACTTTTAACGAATCACCCTTATTCAGTCGCCACGTTAGGTAACCAGCTGCGACCTCAGAATCATTTTCGGTTTCAAATGTGATACCTTCGCGCTTCAATTTATCGCGCAGGCGGTTGTGGTTCGACAATGAGCCGTTATGCACCAGACATAGATCGGATCCAGTAGAAAAAGGATGGCTACCCTCCATCGTCACTGCCGACTCGGTAGCCATGCGAGTATGGCCAATAATATGACTGCCTTTCATACCCTCTAAGTTAAATTTCGCAGCAATGTTTTCCGGCAGCCCAACTTCTTTTAGAATTTCAATCGATTGGCCCGCACTCAAAATCAACACATCCTTAGCATTTTCAGCAAACCAATCACGAACGCTTATTTCCGTTGCTTTCACTTTCAGCACCGCCACATTAGCGTTCTGCATCCAGTCCACTTCACAAGCCAATGCCGTGGCCAATTGATCTGCAAGACCAGCCCAATCAAAAGAGTCACTTGGATGACGTAAGGTTAACTTCACCCAATCAGAGGCAACATCATCACCATAAATTGCAAAACCTGCACTGTCCGGACCACGATCCGTCATCGCGACCAACATGGGCTCAAAAAGCGCACCCAATTTGCCTTCATATTTATCGTTTTTCAGATAAAGACCCACTATTCCACACATGGCAGAAACCTCTGTTTAATTAAATTATCCTGCTAACAGATAGCAATTAGAAAAATTCTGAGTAGTGTTTGAGTTCCCAATCAGAAACATGGCGTAAATATTCGCCCCACTCGGCACGCTTAACTTTCACAAACTCTTCGACAATGTCACGCCCCATTGCTTCAACAAAAACCGTGTCTTTCTCAAGCTCATCAAGGGCATCTCCTAGGGTCTGCGGGAGAATGGAAATGTTTTTCGCAATAATGTCTTCAAGGGTTAAATCGTATAGGTTGATATTCATTGGTTCACCGGGATCAAGCTCACGCTCAATGCCATCTAAACCCGCCGCAATCAAAGCAGCATGAACAAGGTAGGGGTTACAACCTGAGTCAGGTAAACGGAATTCTAAGCGACCATATGGCACACGGATTAAAGCAGAGCGGTTATTATCACCATAACACTCATAAGCTGGCGCCCAAGTTGCCCCAGAACTATTACCCCCAACCACCAAGCGCTTGTATGAGTTCACTGTTGGCGCTGCAAAGGCACAAATTGCCTTGGCATGAGCAAGAATACCGGCCGTAAAGTGATAAGCCATTTTTGATAGCCCCATACCATGCTTATCACTGTCATCACCAAACAAATTTTTACCAGATTCATCTGTGATGGATAAATGGAAGTGCATACCATTGCCTGTTTTGTCCGCTGCAGGTTTTGGCATAAAGGAACAAATGATGCCCATATCATTGGCAATCTCACCCGCGGCCATACGAACAAAAGTAAAACGATCCGCGGACTCAAGAGCATCACTGTAGGTATAATTGATTTCAAACTGACCATTCGCATCTTCGTGGTCTATTTGATAAACATCAAAATCAACCGCTTGAAGCGCTTCCACTAATCGCTCCAAAAATTCTCGTGAGCGCGACAATCCTTTATAGTCATAACATGGCTTGTCTAGGGTATC
The window above is part of the Marinomonas sp. THO17 genome. Proteins encoded here:
- a CDS encoding ABC transporter permease, producing MSVRIYRQKWKDASLLLPIILFLGVFFLIPLIGLLVQSVTQPQLGLTNFAELLATSTYLKVLGNTFLVATLVTIFAVLLGFPLAWCITLFPKGWGRFLLNVVLLSMWTSLLARTYSWLVLLQSSGVLNKILMGLGIIDQPLPLVHNLAGVIIGMTYIMIPFIVLPLQASMSAIDPMVLQAASICGASSRTVFFKVFLPLCKSGIFSGSLMVFVMSLGYYVTPALLGGVSNMMLPEFIVQQVQNFLNWGIASASASILIAVTLVLFYLYLKVQTESPTSSNTKD
- a CDS encoding ABC transporter permease, which codes for MLLTQQSLGWKIKSALYFITGSIAAFLALPIFFIIALSFGSSQWLVFPPPSWTIKWYERFFSNPQWIESALTSLQVAIITSILATLIALPASFALVRGKFPGRDYLYSLFTLPMIVPVVIIAVATYSMFLSLGLTGTLVAFVISHVIVAVPFAMISIINSLKLFDQSIENAAVICGAHRLQAILKVTFPSIKPGIFAGALFAFLVSWDEVVISVMMASPELQTLPVKMWSTLRQDLTPVIAVASTLLIFLSLFIMLAANFLRKRSH
- a CDS encoding ABC transporter ATP-binding protein, which codes for MTRAKPSSPLVTLKLLNKKYGQFTAVNDINLEIEKGEFLTFLGSSGSGKSTTLSMIAGFESPSSGDILLHDDSLIPVPSHKRGIGMVFQHYSLFPHMSVRDNIGFPLDIRKVPKTERNKKVDEILQLVQLSDFADRRPAMLSGGQKQRVAIARALVYEPEILLMDEPLGALDKKLREDLQDELRQLHRRLGITIIYVTHDQDEAMRLSERIAIFKDGEIVGLGSGTDLYNTPPNAFVASFLGNSNFLKVRTQAHDQVLFEDQTLKLGKQAQSVAEQTDVLLMIRPENIHVLSKEVAALQPLNEDVNEITATVEETVFLGETYTCSLVTASGQRLMGKVVAREHSEVSAGTEVCVRWSVQHSCVYDKWSEQDIMKAS
- a CDS encoding FMN-binding glutamate synthase family protein, yielding MSNESNYNTSLRESATFDRATMAEIRRAANTGIYDIRGFGAKRKVPHFDDLLFLGASMSRYPLEGYRETCNTSVVLGDRFAKNPIKLDIPVTIAGMSFGALSANAKEALGRGASIAGTSTTTGDGGMTPEERGQSKKLVYQYLPSRYGMNPDDLRKADAIEVVLGQGAKPGGGGMLLGQKITDRVAQMRNLPKGIDQRSACRHPDWTGPDDLAIKIQELREITDWQVPIYIKVGATRTYYDVKLAVKAGADVIVVDGMQGGTAATQDVFIEHVGIPTLAAIPQAVQALQEMGMHRKVQLIVSGGIRNGADVAKCMALGADAVAIGTAALVALGCNDPKWEEDYQKIGSAAGFYDDYQEGKDPAGISTQDPELMKRLDPVAGGNRLANYLRVLTLEAQTLARACGKNDLRNLEPEDLVALNVEAAAMARVPLAGTNWIPGQQY
- a CDS encoding protein glxC produces the protein MKTFDLATSSIRELNQALHAQQTSLTEKEWRVTNSKGDHNIAVGLDADLQVDIHGHAGYFCAGMNKTASVTVHGNAGQGLAENMMSGVVRVKGDASQAAGATAQGGLLVIEGNAGARCGISMKGVDIVVKGSVGHMSCFMGQSGSLVVCGDAGEALGDSLYEVHIYVKGEVKSLGADCIQKEMRPEHLEELSGLLAKAGVDEDPASFKRYGSARQLYTFKVDNASAY
- a CDS encoding glutamine amidotransferase family protein, whose protein sequence is MCGIVGLYLKNDKYEGKLGALFEPMLVAMTDRGPDSAGFAIYGDDVASDWVKLTLRHPSDSFDWAGLADQLATALACEVDWMQNANVAVLKVKATEISVRDWFAENAKDVLILSAGQSIEILKEVGLPENIAAKFNLEGMKGSHIIGHTRMATESAVTMEGSHPFSTGSDLCLVHNGSLSNHNRLRDKLKREGITFETENDSEVAAGYLTWRLNKGDSLKVALENALKDLDGFFTFTIGTKDGFAVMRDPIACKPAVLAETEDYVAMASEYQALASLPGVENATVWEPEPARFYIWERK
- the glnT gene encoding type III glutamate--ammonia ligase yields the protein MQYNEVTSFLEANKIKYVLAQFVDIHGVAKTKSVPAKNIFDVVEEGAGFAGFAVTGLAMEPHGPDFLARGDLATLSIVPWQPGYARLACDGYVNNAPHPYCSRVVLKKQLARLEEKGWTLNTGLEPEFYLFKKGESGQLLPVDSSDTLDKPCYDYKGLSRSREFLERLVEALQAVDFDVYQIDHEDANGQFEINYTYSDALESADRFTFVRMAAGEIANDMGIICSFMPKPAADKTGNGMHFHLSITDESGKNLFGDDSDKHGMGLSKMAYHFTAGILAHAKAICAFAAPTVNSYKRLVVGGNSSGATWAPAYECYGDNNRSALIRVPYGRLEFRLPDSGCNPYLVHAALIAAGLDGIERELDPGEPMNINLYDLTLEDIIAKNISILPQTLGDALDELEKDTVFVEAMGRDIVEEFVKVKRAEWGEYLRHVSDWELKHYSEFF